The Methanobacterium sp. BAmetb5 genome includes a region encoding these proteins:
- a CDS encoding amino acid-binding protein codes for MWDRIKHKFEKFPARMGVARKIVELGLRVGPNGKIYCGDVEISDVALARGTGVDRRSIRSTVEVIMEDPELSSVFANIFPAGALLKNVASDLGFGVVEVEAQAGTPGILAKATQLISQENISIRQAHAGDPELEENPKLTIITEKPVKGEMIQKFLDIPGVKRVSIY; via the coding sequence ATGTGGGACCGTATTAAACATAAATTCGAGAAATTCCCCGCTAGAATGGGAGTTGCCCGAAAAATCGTGGAGTTAGGGCTTAGAGTAGGTCCGAATGGGAAGATCTACTGTGGTGATGTAGAGATAAGTGATGTGGCCCTTGCCCGGGGAACTGGTGTTGACCGCAGGTCCATCCGCTCCACAGTGGAGGTTATAATGGAAGACCCTGAACTGTCATCCGTATTTGCCAATATATTCCCGGCCGGAGCACTCCTGAAAAACGTGGCCAGTGATTTAGGGTTTGGAGTGGTGGAAGTGGAAGCACAGGCGGGCACACCGGGGATACTGGCCAAAGCCACCCAGTTAATATCACAAGAGAATATAAGCATTAGACAGGCCCATGCTGGAGACCCTGAACTAGAAGAAAACCCTAAATTAACCATAATCACCGAAAAACCAGTTAAGGGGGAAATGATCCAGAAGTTTCTGGACATACCGGGGGTTAAAAGGGTGTCAATTTATTAA
- the trpE gene encoding anthranilate synthase component I family protein: MNVFGEYNLKNKEAKRTTIDFDAPFELFKKIYSKYPSSFLLESMESDSGLARYSVLGFNPVATLKAHHGILEIIKEDGTEEIETPNPFNQIKDLIGTGSNKKGFQGGLVGYVSYEAVKYFEPVQVQEGRFPDYEFGLFLDAVIFDRLQNKCEYVTLGENRLEEIREIDTGDLEEKCLTFQEENHHFSQDKYQKMVLDTKELIKAGEIFQCVISNAREYVIKGNRLSFYETLRNINPSPYMYHLKLGEREIIGSSPEMLMRVEGRDIETYPIAGTRKRGTNPQQDQELERELLADEKEKAEHLMLVDLARNDIGRVSEFGSVHVPQYMTVKKFSHVQHIVSQVMGKLQKDKNAVDAFASIFPAGTLSGAPKIRAMEIINQLEGIPRGPYAGAVGYFSLNGNADFAITIRTLVCDGDHGKIQAGAGIVHDSVPTTEYHECENKAQALLSALNMAGEAK, translated from the coding sequence GTGAATGTTTTTGGCGAATATAATTTGAAAAATAAAGAAGCAAAAAGAACTACAATTGACTTCGATGCTCCTTTTGAACTGTTTAAAAAAATATACAGCAAATATCCCAGCAGTTTCCTACTGGAGTCCATGGAAAGTGACAGTGGACTGGCCCGGTACTCAGTTCTGGGATTCAACCCGGTAGCAACCCTCAAGGCTCACCATGGAATTCTTGAAATCATAAAGGAAGATGGGACCGAAGAAATTGAAACACCCAACCCCTTCAACCAGATAAAGGATCTCATTGGAACTGGAAGCAATAAAAAGGGATTCCAAGGAGGACTGGTGGGATACGTCTCCTACGAGGCCGTGAAGTACTTTGAACCGGTGCAGGTACAGGAGGGAAGATTCCCTGACTATGAATTTGGACTCTTCCTGGACGCGGTGATCTTCGACCGGCTCCAGAACAAGTGTGAATACGTGACACTGGGTGAAAACCGGTTGGAAGAGATCAGAGAAATTGATACTGGAGACCTGGAAGAGAAATGTCTCACTTTCCAGGAAGAAAACCACCACTTTTCACAGGATAAGTACCAAAAAATGGTTTTAGATACTAAAGAATTGATAAAAGCTGGTGAAATATTCCAATGCGTTATTTCAAACGCTCGTGAATATGTTATTAAGGGGAATAGACTTTCTTTCTATGAAACTCTCCGCAACATCAACCCCTCCCCTTACATGTACCATCTGAAGTTGGGTGAAAGGGAAATCATTGGCTCCAGTCCGGAAATGCTGATGAGGGTGGAAGGAAGGGATATTGAAACCTATCCCATAGCCGGAACCCGAAAACGGGGCACCAACCCCCAGCAGGATCAGGAACTGGAGAGGGAACTTCTGGCGGATGAAAAGGAAAAAGCCGAACATTTGATGCTGGTTGACCTGGCCCGTAACGACATCGGCCGGGTGAGTGAATTCGGTTCAGTACACGTGCCCCAGTACATGACGGTTAAAAAATTTTCCCATGTACAGCACATCGTCTCCCAGGTGATGGGAAAACTGCAGAAGGACAAAAATGCCGTGGATGCATTTGCCTCCATCTTCCCGGCAGGCACACTAAGCGGAGCCCCCAAAATACGAGCTATGGAAATAATAAACCAGTTAGAAGGAATACCCCGTGGACCATACGCCGGGGCAGTGGGTTATTTTTCCTTAAATGGGAATGCTGATTTTGCCATTACCATAAGGACCCTGGTCTGTGACGGAGACCATGGAAAGATTCAAGCCGGGGCCGGTATAGTCCATGACTCAGTTCCCACCACCGAGTACCATGAATGTGAAAATAAAGCCCAGGCACTTCTGAGTGCATTGAACATGGCAGGTGAGGCTAAATGA
- a CDS encoding aminodeoxychorismate/anthranilate synthase component II has translation MILIIDNYDSFTYNLYQLVGEFEEDIRVFRNDEITIEEIKTLQPERIIISPGPGNPENERDFGVSRETILEMGQEVPVLGVCLGHQGIFSAFGGEITRTEPVHGKQTMIYHQNTGMFKGVESPLQAARYHSLVCKRDSTPPSMDILAETDDGMIMAIKHQDYPIFGLQFHPESVGTTEGRRIMKNFLEMEFS, from the coding sequence ATGATTCTCATAATTGATAACTACGATTCTTTCACCTACAACCTTTATCAACTGGTGGGAGAATTTGAAGAGGATATTCGTGTTTTTAGAAACGATGAAATAACCATAGAAGAAATCAAAACCCTGCAACCTGAACGTATCATAATATCTCCCGGTCCCGGGAACCCGGAAAACGAGAGGGATTTCGGAGTTAGCAGAGAAACCATACTGGAGATGGGACAGGAAGTTCCAGTATTAGGTGTCTGTCTAGGGCATCAGGGAATTTTTAGTGCATTTGGTGGTGAAATCACCCGGACTGAACCCGTCCACGGGAAACAGACCATGATATATCACCAGAATACAGGCATGTTTAAGGGGGTTGAAAGTCCCCTGCAGGCAGCTAGATACCATTCTCTGGTTTGTAAAAGGGATAGTACCCCTCCCTCCATGGATATACTGGCTGAAACTGATGATGGAATGATAATGGCCATTAAACATCAGGATTATCCCATATTTGGCCTCCAATTTCATCCAGAGTCCGTGGGGACCACCGAAGGCCGGAGGATCATGAAAAACTTTTTGGAGATGGAGTTCTCATGA
- the trpC gene encoding indole-3-glycerol phosphate synthase TrpC has translation MKFTDIITERQRVLEIRKKYQPLSELKENIKRVKLRTDFKKSLNKEDEVSIICEYKPASPSLGEISQLTVGDVIPQFEEGGASAVSVLTEESFFNSNIDNLKLACKITRLPLLRKDFILDPYQIYEARAYGASAVLLMAGVYPDLHEGIALCNYLDLDALVECKTREEIEIAIKAGAEIIGVNNRDFNDFTIDLRRTGKLTSFIPSNITLVSESGVKTPEDVKFLSQFGVNAILVGSSIMTSPNIHKKVKELVNAGNPIISGDNPVTTGNFQV, from the coding sequence ATGAAATTTACGGACATAATCACGGAAAGGCAAAGGGTACTGGAGATAAGGAAAAAATATCAACCCCTTTCTGAGTTGAAAGAAAACATAAAACGGGTTAAACTTCGAACTGACTTTAAAAAATCATTAAATAAAGAAGACGAGGTTTCTATTATCTGTGAATACAAACCGGCATCTCCATCCCTTGGTGAAATCAGTCAGCTAACAGTGGGAGATGTGATTCCACAGTTTGAAGAGGGAGGAGCCAGTGCAGTTAGTGTACTGACTGAAGAATCATTCTTCAATAGTAACATTGATAACTTGAAGCTGGCCTGTAAAATAACCAGACTCCCCCTGCTTCGTAAAGATTTCATCCTGGATCCCTATCAGATCTACGAGGCCCGGGCCTATGGTGCCAGTGCTGTTCTTTTAATGGCTGGTGTATATCCTGATCTTCATGAAGGGATCGCACTTTGTAACTACCTGGATCTGGACGCCCTGGTGGAATGCAAAACCCGTGAGGAAATAGAAATAGCCATCAAAGCAGGGGCTGAAATAATTGGAGTAAATAATCGTGATTTCAATGATTTCACCATTGATCTGAGAAGAACAGGAAAATTAACCAGTTTCATCCCCTCCAACATTACCCTGGTGTCAGAAAGTGGAGTGAAAACCCCGGAGGATGTCAAATTCCTATCTCAATTTGGAGTAAACGCTATTTTAGTGGGAAGCAGCATCATGACCTCCCCCAACATCCACAAAAAGGTTAAAGAACTGGTAAATGCAGGTAATCCCATAATATCTGGAGATAACCCTGTAACTACTGGAAATTTCCAGGTTTAG
- a CDS encoding phosphoribosylanthranilate isomerase, translated as MNIKICGIRRNKDLLTCENAGADLIGFINIERSKRLVKTQKIKDLTSSMKDQEKAVLVIEPENMEDAQEKIEKTGLMKVQLHSLLAEDIIKLKMHYQTKNEPNKCIDPVKKYKSDLTVIRVIGLPKKINFQKIREIQDFTRVCDGLLFDSEIEGKTGGTGRQIPLETATEAAKIAKKCNPDLKLFLAGGMNKNRIENELKTLDNFFDFVDVNSGVEDEPGVKNMAKINDLMEIKVI; from the coding sequence ATGAACATTAAAATCTGCGGAATACGCCGAAATAAAGACCTTTTAACCTGTGAAAACGCAGGTGCAGATTTAATTGGGTTTATAAATATTGAAAGATCCAAACGACTGGTTAAAACCCAGAAGATAAAGGATTTAACATCATCCATGAAGGACCAGGAAAAGGCGGTGCTTGTAATTGAACCGGAAAATATGGAGGATGCTCAGGAAAAAATAGAAAAAACAGGTTTAATGAAAGTGCAACTTCATTCACTTTTAGCTGAGGATATAATTAAGTTAAAAATGCATTATCAAACTAAAAACGAACCGAACAAATGCATTGATCCGGTTAAAAAATATAAAAGTGATTTAACAGTTATTAGAGTCATAGGATTACCCAAAAAAATAAATTTCCAAAAAATTAGGGAAATTCAGGATTTTACCCGGGTCTGTGATGGTCTTCTTTTTGACTCGGAAATTGAAGGGAAAACCGGTGGAACTGGAAGGCAGATCCCACTTGAAACTGCTACAGAAGCTGCAAAAATAGCAAAAAAATGTAATCCTGATTTGAAACTCTTCCTTGCCGGAGGAATGAATAAAAACAGGATCGAAAATGAACTAAAAACTCTGGATAACTTTTTTGACTTTGTAGATGTAAACTCCGGAGTCGAAGATGAACCTGGAGTTAAAAACATGGCCAAAATTAATGATTTAATGGAGATTAAGGTGATTTAA
- the trpB gene encoding tryptophan synthase subunit beta, which produces MINNGKFGKYGGIFVPELLIPALEELEKAFLKYKDDKEFNQELDYYLKEFAGRPTALYYARNLSEKLGCKIYLKREDMLHTGAHKINNTIGQGLLAKYMGKTRLIAETGAGQHGIATAVVGSLLGIPVEVYMGSNDVERQKLNVLRMELSGAKVLPVDAGSRTLKDAINDAFRDWTSSVENTHYLIGTTMGPHPYPTMVKHFQSIIGRETRAEILEKEGELPDAVIACVGGGSNSIGIFSGFVNDEAVELIGVEGGGDGIKTPRTGATLCKGTEGILHGSFSFVLQNNDGQISEAHSVSAGLDYPGVGPEHAYLHSSGRANYVAVTDKEALRGFELLSRYEGIIPALESSHAVAYAEKYAKMPENKGKTIVVNLSGRGDKDMFLVASEMGVEV; this is translated from the coding sequence ATGATAAATAATGGAAAATTTGGCAAATATGGGGGGATATTCGTTCCAGAACTCCTTATACCTGCCCTGGAGGAGTTAGAAAAGGCTTTCCTGAAATACAAAGATGATAAAGAATTCAACCAAGAACTGGATTATTACCTGAAAGAATTTGCAGGACGGCCCACTGCCCTGTACTATGCCCGTAACCTTTCAGAAAAATTAGGATGCAAAATCTACCTTAAAAGGGAGGATATGTTGCATACTGGGGCGCATAAAATAAATAATACAATTGGACAGGGACTCTTAGCTAAGTATATGGGTAAAACCAGGCTGATCGCTGAAACTGGTGCTGGTCAACATGGTATTGCCACGGCAGTAGTGGGATCCCTGCTGGGAATTCCGGTAGAAGTTTACATGGGATCAAACGATGTGGAAAGACAGAAATTGAATGTTCTGAGGATGGAACTTTCTGGAGCTAAGGTATTACCAGTTGATGCTGGTTCAAGAACCCTCAAAGATGCCATAAATGATGCTTTCCGGGACTGGACTTCCAGTGTGGAAAACACCCACTACCTGATTGGTACTACCATGGGCCCCCATCCTTACCCCACCATGGTTAAACACTTCCAGAGCATCATCGGTAGAGAGACCAGGGCTGAAATACTGGAAAAAGAGGGTGAACTTCCTGATGCAGTTATCGCCTGTGTTGGTGGAGGTAGTAACTCCATAGGAATCTTTTCCGGATTCGTGAATGATGAGGCAGTTGAACTCATTGGAGTGGAAGGAGGAGGAGATGGAATCAAAACCCCCCGGACCGGTGCAACCTTATGTAAAGGTACCGAGGGAATACTCCACGGATCATTTTCCTTCGTTCTTCAAAATAACGATGGACAGATATCCGAAGCCCATTCAGTATCGGCTGGCCTGGATTACCCTGGAGTGGGTCCAGAACACGCCTACCTCCACAGCAGTGGAAGGGCAAACTATGTAGCGGTGACTGATAAAGAGGCACTTCGTGGTTTTGAACTATTATCCCGATATGAAGGCATTATTCCCGCTCTTGAAAGCTCCCACGCCGTGGCTTATGCTGAGAAATATG